A window from Zingiber officinale cultivar Zhangliang chromosome 7A, Zo_v1.1, whole genome shotgun sequence encodes these proteins:
- the LOC122000178 gene encoding photosystem II reaction center W protein, chloroplastic-like translates to MATVSAAAPASTFAGTALPRRSAVIVSPSVLLGTYCTAPRNLSRTAGLPRLACKGRTVRCSTHEEKATVAAGAVAMAAAWTMTTSPALALVDERMSTEGTGLSLGISNNLLAWILLAVFGLIWALYFAYTSTLDEDDDSALSL, encoded by the coding sequence ATGGCCACCGTTAGCGCCGCCGCTCCAGCCTCGACCTTCGCCGGCACCGCCCTCCCGAGGCGGTCGGCTGTCATCGTCTCTCCGTCGGTACTGCTCGGTACGTATTGTACTGCTCCACGAAATTTGAGCCGTACTGCAGGTTTGCCTCGACTGGCCTGCAAGGGGAGAACAGTGCGGTGCTCGACGCACGAGGAGAAGGCAACCGTGGCCGCGGGGGCGGTGGCGATGGCAGCAGCGTGGACGATGACGACGAGCCCGGCGCTGGCTCTGGTGGACGAGCGAATGTCCACGGAAGGGACAGGGTTGAGCTTGGGGATCAGCAACAACTTGCTGGCGTGGATTTTGCTGGCAGTGTTTGGCCTCATTTGGGCTCTGTATTTCGCTTACACCTCCACGCTCGATGAGGATGACGACTCTGCGCTCTCGCTCTAA
- the LOC122000177 gene encoding F-box/LRR-repeat protein 17-like: MATCDRQSPAPCSRSPNSRLPDPTSTSASIDVLLHPTAATPAQAIRSRGSYSCGRCGLPKKGHICPDGGGPVSAPRIRIRRRRALSFDVDPVSREMVEKAGVVEILNGFEKAAEGATVLPVSCMVEVLRRLSPKELMRAAAVCRRWRGCVRRVWRSAEELRLRVLSRSQMGFVGSLLHRCAGLSRLTLRMESDVDATMLACVAYSLPNLEAFEMNMAENAMNRISGYELCRFVAMKGFLSSLKFEGCSNVGSLNITSSSLTTLWLSDLYCVSKVALKCPNLTELSLDFCQQENDTTDLVTMMECLGCTCPLLRNVHIASIRLCDKSVFALTSANLRSLRMLSLVLGSRITDDAVTSIASCYTNLELLDLSGSSISDNGLRMIRNVLPNTLSRLLLSLCPNITCNELQFAVTQLPLLQLIDCGMSIRDTSCQYANSGETMCFPINGNGHKIRHLELSPTKSQKNYQKLIIQHDSLKKLSLWGCSGVDALYLNCPELNDLNLNLCTNLHPEKLLLQCPNLKDVHASGCQDMLIGAIRNQVANEFAALKTLLPCKRLADGTKRVLALHSAHQKKPNPTVHH; encoded by the exons ATGGCGACGTGCGATCGCCAATCTCCCGCTCCTTGTTCGAGATCCCCAAACTCTCGTCTTCCAGATCCCACCTCGACATCCGCTTCGATTGACGTGCTCCTGCATCCCACCGCCGCCACCCCCGCCCAGGCGATCCGGAGCCGGGGCAGCTACAGCTGCGGGCGATGCGGCCTCCCCAAGAAGGGTCACATCTGCCCCGACGGCGGCGGCCCTGTATCCGCCCCACGCATCCGTATCCGCCGCCGCCGTGCCCTATCCTTCGACGTGGATCCCGTCTCCAGGGAGATGGTCGAGAAGGCGGGTGTTGTGGAGATTTTGAATGGTTTCGAGAAGGCGGCGGAAGGGGCAACGGTCTTGCCCGTTTCGTGCATGGTGGAGGTCCTGAGGAGGTTGTCGCCCAAGGAGCTGATGAGGGCGGCGGCGGTGTGCCGGCGGTGGAGAGGCTGCGTACGGAGGGTCTGGCGCTCCGCGGAGGAGCTGAGGCTCAGGGTTTTGTCTCGATCGCAGATGGGGTTTGTCGGGTCGTTGCTCCACAGGTGCGCCGGCTTGTCTAGGCTTACGCTGCGAATGGAAAG TGATGTAGACGCAACAATGTTAGCTTGTGTTGCATACTCACTTCCTAACTTGGAAGCCTTCGAGATGAACATGGCTGAAAATGCAATGAACAGGATATCTGG GTATGAATTATGTCGTTTTGTTGCTATGAAAGGGTTTCTTTCAAGCCTTAAATTTGAGGGATGTAGCAACGTTGGATCTCTGAATATTACTTCATCAAGCCTGACAACACTTTGGCTATCAGATCTTTATTGTGTTTCTAAAGTG GCACTTAAATGCCCTAATTTGACCGAGCTTTCTCTTGATTTTTGTCAACAAGAAAATGACACAACTGATCTTGTTACCATGATGGAATGTCTGGGGTGCACTTGCCCTCTTCTAAGAAATGTTCATATTGCATCGATTCGGCTTTGCGATAAATCTGTATTCGCCCTTACCAGTGCTAACCTAAG GTCTCTACGAATGTTATCTTTGGTTCTTGGTTCAAGAATAACAGATGATGCCGTGACCTCTATAGCTTCCTGTTACACAAATCTTGAGTTGCTTGATTTGAGCGG GTCAAGCATCTCGGACAACGGACTTCGTATGATACGCAATGTGCTTCCTAACACTCTCTCTCGGCTCCTACTTTCTCTTTGCCCTAATATTACCTGCA ATGAGCTTCAGTTCGCAGTAACTCAATTACCTCTGCTTCAACTAATTGACTGTGGTATGAGCATACGTGATACAAGTTGCCAGTATGCAAATTCTGGAGAAACGATGTGCTTCCCTATCAATGGCAATGGCCACAAGATTAGACACCTAGAATTATCCCCCACCAAGTCACAGAAAAACTACCAAAAACTTATTATACAACATGATTCTCTAAAGAAGCTAAGTTTATGGGGCTGCTCCGGTGTAGAT GCCTTGTATTTGAATTGTCCAGAGCTCAATGATTTAAATCTGAACTTGTGCACGAACTTGCATCCAG AGAAGTTGCTTCTCCAATGCCCTAATTTAAAAGATGTACATGCTTCTGGGTGTCAAGATATGCTGATAGGAGCAATTCGCAATCAA GTAGCAAATGAGTTTGCTGCCCTCAAAACCCTTTTACCATGCAAGCGATTAGCCGATGGAACCAAAAGGGTTCTGGCACTCCATTCAGCTCATCAA AAGAAACCAAACCCTACTGTCCATCATTAA